From the Bombus vancouverensis nearcticus chromosome 3, iyBomVanc1_principal, whole genome shotgun sequence genome, one window contains:
- the Usp16-45 gene encoding ubiquitin specific protease 16/45 isoform X1: MSKKRNRQPDANGELYECSTDSCNESNNTDNKCPHIPKAVNFNKIKKCVNKVGISMECSICKKCKNDSSKLNEKECVTNSAVLICLQCGYQGCGREECGHALEHYKKPHSDCHVMVVESLYWSVWCFQCETKINIGCRKKLQETVEFIKRSSTVKNSLQTKTLITQYQNETVDISKVDKEKGLYNLPKVGGLMNLGNTCFFNAVLQCLAQTPFLVKVLDDLRLPGQKFILPGGKHKFANNSEEVDLPPIEGILEGWGSFTSILCKTLTEMQNTDERQSYRPSELLNSFKKKTTQCMDGGQHDSHELLRHLLEIVRNEDLRRYQSIILKEVGLNEKTNPEGVEENLKSRVKFYGNQASSRLLGPELVFRGVLVSTLECLDCHHSSQSTEPFLDLSLPVMADKPQPPVLKRKNNGFEDTFDIMGNNISHVPSKYQSKKEKKAARKKRKNKKQDIRDYGDSSVPDKSNTVGENNSVLESEESDADVEDNAEIEGILPEVAESGYSSEKPSTLTSPASPSTDTMKAREATNEIPLDNDLQFGATNNISLIQLLNRFDANSLPSSSSNACTPNLSQTKALDALDSSESLETESGIQTRFSISTSLAMTSDLTSPEDPTVSFNPIMSKESSSSMITLANDETVESIKLSTPSLNLKDSVNHIEQEASTCNQWKTRRKTEECSNDVNNRIDNITSGISKIGINGSLQQSPTRYTTKEGECSIQSCLNQFTALELMSGSNKVSCEACTARERKVRPNCKMICTPSTKQYLISRVPAVLILHLKRFQAQRVDFRKVTRHVSFPILLDLAPICKNHKKARIYALYGVVEHSGTIHGGHYVAYVKSRLALTSDDPRWSFLPPKDVRDLQESSYSSSSESETEEAAAAPSSTVRPPPGKWYHVSDSRVTEVDETTVLQRQAYLLFYERIL, translated from the exons ATAATAAATGTCCACATATACCAAAGgcagtaaattttaataaaattaagaaatgtgTCAATAAAGTAGGAATTAGTATGGAATGTTCAATATGTAAAAAGTGCAAAAATGATTCATCAAAACTCAATGAAAAG GAATGTGTAACAAATTCAGCTGTACTGATTTGTTTACAATGTGGATATCAAGGTTGTGGAAGAGAAGAATGTGGTCATGCTTTGGAACATTATAAGAAGCCACATAGTGATTGTCATGTTATGGTAGTTGAGAGTCTTTATTGGAGTGTTTGGTGTTTTCAATGTGAAACAAAGATTAATATTGGCTGTAG aaaaaagCTTCAAGAAACAGTGGAGTTTATAAAAAGATCTAGTACAGTAAAAAATTCATTACAAACTAAGACATTAATAACACAATATCAAAATGAAACTGTAGATATAAGTAAAGTAGATAAAGAAAAAGGTTTATACAATTTGCCTAAAGTAGGG gGTTTAATGAATTTGGGAAACACCTGCTTTTTTAATGCAGTTCTGCAATGTTTAGCACAAACACCTTTCTTAGTCAAAGTTCTTGATGATTTGCGTCTTCCTGGACAAAAATTCATTTTACCAGGAGGCAAACATAAGTTTGCCAATAACTCAGAAGAAGTTGATCTA cCACCAATAGAGGGTATTTTAGAAGGTTGGGGCAGTTTTACCTCAATTTTATGCAAAACACTTACAGAAATGCAAAATACTGATGAACGTCAATCTTATCGTCCATCAGAGTTGTTAAACTcgtttaaaaagaaaacaacGCAATGTATGGATGGAGGGCAACATGATTCGCATGAACTTCTCAGACATCTTCTAGAAATAGTACGAAATGAAGATCTCAGG AGGTACCAGAGTATAATTCTGAAAGAAGTTGGTTTGAACGAAAAAACTAATCCAGAGGGTGTAGAAGAAAACCTCAAATCACGTGTAAAATTTTATGGAAATCAGGCTAGCTCAAGATTACTTGGACCAGAACTTGTTTTTCGTGGAGTTTTAGTTTCAACATTAGAATGCTTGGACTGTCATCATTCTTCACAGAGTACAGAACCCTTCTTAGATCTCAGTTTGCCGGTTATGGCAGATAAACCACAACCACCAGTTTTGAA aagaaaaaacaaTGGCTTTGAAGATACATTTGATATAATGGGAAATAATATTTCACATGTACCTTCAAAATATcaatcaaaaaaagaaaagaaggctgctcggaaaaaacgaaaaaataaaaagcaagACATTCGTGATTATGGTGATAGTTCTGTCCCGGATAAAAGTAATACTGTTGGAGAAAATAATAGTGTACTTGAATCag AAGAAAGCGATGCAGATGTGGAAGATAATGCAGAAATAGAAGGCATTCTTCCAGAAGTTGCTGAATCAGGTTATAGTTCAGAAAAACCGTCTACGTTAACAAGTCCTGCCTCTCCATCGACCGATACGATGAAAGCAAGGGAAGCTACTAACGAAATACCATTGGATAATGACCTACAATTTGGTGCAACAAATAATATTTCCTTAATACAACTTTTAAATCGTTTTGATGCAAATTCGTTGCCCAG TTCGAGTTCGAATGCATGTACACCAAATTTATCGCAAACAAAAGCTTTAGATGCTCTAGATAGTTCTGAAAGCTTGGAAACTGAAAGTGGAATCCAAACTAGATTTTCTATATCTACTTCTTTAGCAATGACTTCGGATTTAACGAGTCCAGAAGATCCAACTGTTAGTTTCAACCCGATTATGTCAAAAGAAAGTTCAAGTTCTATGATTACTTTAGCAAATGATGAAACTGTGGAAAGTATTAAATTATCAACACCTAGCCTGAATTTAAAGGATTCTGTTAACCACATCGAACAAGAAGCATCTACGTGTAATCAATG GAAAACAAGGAGAAAAACAGAAGAATGTTCTAATGACGTTAATAATAGAATTGATAACATCACTTCTGGTATTTCAAAAATAGGAATTAATGGTAGTCTTCAGCAATCGCCTACTAGATATACAACTAAGGAAGGAGAATGTTCCATACAATCGTGTTTAAATCAGTTTACAGCTTTAGAATTGATGAGTGGGAGCAATAAAGTTAGTTGTGAAGCTTGTACTGccagagaaagaaag GTGAGACCGAATTGTAAGATGATCTGCACTCCAAGTACGAAACAATACCTGATCTCTCGAGTACCCGCTGTTCTAATCCTCCATTTAAAACGATTTCAAGCACAACGAGTCGATTTTCGAAAAGTAACAAGGCATGTTTCATTTCCAATATTACTTGATCTAGCACCTATCtgtaaaaatcataaaaaagcTAGAATTTATGCACTGTATGGTGTTGTTGAACATAGTGGAACTATTCACGGTGGACATTACGTGGCTTACGTAAAg TCACGATTAGCACTAACATCAGATGATCCTCGATGGTCATTTTTGCCACCAAAAGATGTTAGAGATTTACAAGAAAGTTCATATTCTTCGA
- the Usp16-45 gene encoding ubiquitin specific protease 16/45 isoform X2, producing the protein MSKKRNRQPDANGELYECSTDSCNESNNTDNKCPHIPKAVNFNKIKKCVNKVGISMECSICKKCKNDSSKLNEKECVTNSAVLICLQCGYQGCGREECGHALEHYKKPHSDCHVMVVESLYWSVWCFQCETKINIGCRKKLQETVEFIKRSSTVKNSLQTKTLITQYQNETVDISKVDKEKGLYNLPKVGGLMNLGNTCFFNAVLQCLAQTPFLVKVLDDLRLPGQKFILPGGKHKFANNSEEVDLPPIEGILEGWGSFTSILCKTLTEMQNTDERQSYRPSELLNSFKKKTTQCMDGGQHDSHELLRHLLEIVRNEDLRRYQSIILKEVGLNEKTNPEGVEENLKSRVKFYGNQASSRLLGPELVFRGVLVSTLECLDCHHSSQSTEPFLDLSLPVMADKPQPPVLKKNNGFEDTFDIMGNNISHVPSKYQSKKEKKAARKKRKNKKQDIRDYGDSSVPDKSNTVGENNSVLESEESDADVEDNAEIEGILPEVAESGYSSEKPSTLTSPASPSTDTMKAREATNEIPLDNDLQFGATNNISLIQLLNRFDANSLPSSSSNACTPNLSQTKALDALDSSESLETESGIQTRFSISTSLAMTSDLTSPEDPTVSFNPIMSKESSSSMITLANDETVESIKLSTPSLNLKDSVNHIEQEASTCNQWKTRRKTEECSNDVNNRIDNITSGISKIGINGSLQQSPTRYTTKEGECSIQSCLNQFTALELMSGSNKVSCEACTARERKVRPNCKMICTPSTKQYLISRVPAVLILHLKRFQAQRVDFRKVTRHVSFPILLDLAPICKNHKKARIYALYGVVEHSGTIHGGHYVAYVKSRLALTSDDPRWSFLPPKDVRDLQESSYSSSSESETEEAAAAPSSTVRPPPGKWYHVSDSRVTEVDETTVLQRQAYLLFYERIL; encoded by the exons ATAATAAATGTCCACATATACCAAAGgcagtaaattttaataaaattaagaaatgtgTCAATAAAGTAGGAATTAGTATGGAATGTTCAATATGTAAAAAGTGCAAAAATGATTCATCAAAACTCAATGAAAAG GAATGTGTAACAAATTCAGCTGTACTGATTTGTTTACAATGTGGATATCAAGGTTGTGGAAGAGAAGAATGTGGTCATGCTTTGGAACATTATAAGAAGCCACATAGTGATTGTCATGTTATGGTAGTTGAGAGTCTTTATTGGAGTGTTTGGTGTTTTCAATGTGAAACAAAGATTAATATTGGCTGTAG aaaaaagCTTCAAGAAACAGTGGAGTTTATAAAAAGATCTAGTACAGTAAAAAATTCATTACAAACTAAGACATTAATAACACAATATCAAAATGAAACTGTAGATATAAGTAAAGTAGATAAAGAAAAAGGTTTATACAATTTGCCTAAAGTAGGG gGTTTAATGAATTTGGGAAACACCTGCTTTTTTAATGCAGTTCTGCAATGTTTAGCACAAACACCTTTCTTAGTCAAAGTTCTTGATGATTTGCGTCTTCCTGGACAAAAATTCATTTTACCAGGAGGCAAACATAAGTTTGCCAATAACTCAGAAGAAGTTGATCTA cCACCAATAGAGGGTATTTTAGAAGGTTGGGGCAGTTTTACCTCAATTTTATGCAAAACACTTACAGAAATGCAAAATACTGATGAACGTCAATCTTATCGTCCATCAGAGTTGTTAAACTcgtttaaaaagaaaacaacGCAATGTATGGATGGAGGGCAACATGATTCGCATGAACTTCTCAGACATCTTCTAGAAATAGTACGAAATGAAGATCTCAGG AGGTACCAGAGTATAATTCTGAAAGAAGTTGGTTTGAACGAAAAAACTAATCCAGAGGGTGTAGAAGAAAACCTCAAATCACGTGTAAAATTTTATGGAAATCAGGCTAGCTCAAGATTACTTGGACCAGAACTTGTTTTTCGTGGAGTTTTAGTTTCAACATTAGAATGCTTGGACTGTCATCATTCTTCACAGAGTACAGAACCCTTCTTAGATCTCAGTTTGCCGGTTATGGCAGATAAACCACAACCACCAGTTTTGAA aaaaaacaaTGGCTTTGAAGATACATTTGATATAATGGGAAATAATATTTCACATGTACCTTCAAAATATcaatcaaaaaaagaaaagaaggctgctcggaaaaaacgaaaaaataaaaagcaagACATTCGTGATTATGGTGATAGTTCTGTCCCGGATAAAAGTAATACTGTTGGAGAAAATAATAGTGTACTTGAATCag AAGAAAGCGATGCAGATGTGGAAGATAATGCAGAAATAGAAGGCATTCTTCCAGAAGTTGCTGAATCAGGTTATAGTTCAGAAAAACCGTCTACGTTAACAAGTCCTGCCTCTCCATCGACCGATACGATGAAAGCAAGGGAAGCTACTAACGAAATACCATTGGATAATGACCTACAATTTGGTGCAACAAATAATATTTCCTTAATACAACTTTTAAATCGTTTTGATGCAAATTCGTTGCCCAG TTCGAGTTCGAATGCATGTACACCAAATTTATCGCAAACAAAAGCTTTAGATGCTCTAGATAGTTCTGAAAGCTTGGAAACTGAAAGTGGAATCCAAACTAGATTTTCTATATCTACTTCTTTAGCAATGACTTCGGATTTAACGAGTCCAGAAGATCCAACTGTTAGTTTCAACCCGATTATGTCAAAAGAAAGTTCAAGTTCTATGATTACTTTAGCAAATGATGAAACTGTGGAAAGTATTAAATTATCAACACCTAGCCTGAATTTAAAGGATTCTGTTAACCACATCGAACAAGAAGCATCTACGTGTAATCAATG GAAAACAAGGAGAAAAACAGAAGAATGTTCTAATGACGTTAATAATAGAATTGATAACATCACTTCTGGTATTTCAAAAATAGGAATTAATGGTAGTCTTCAGCAATCGCCTACTAGATATACAACTAAGGAAGGAGAATGTTCCATACAATCGTGTTTAAATCAGTTTACAGCTTTAGAATTGATGAGTGGGAGCAATAAAGTTAGTTGTGAAGCTTGTACTGccagagaaagaaag GTGAGACCGAATTGTAAGATGATCTGCACTCCAAGTACGAAACAATACCTGATCTCTCGAGTACCCGCTGTTCTAATCCTCCATTTAAAACGATTTCAAGCACAACGAGTCGATTTTCGAAAAGTAACAAGGCATGTTTCATTTCCAATATTACTTGATCTAGCACCTATCtgtaaaaatcataaaaaagcTAGAATTTATGCACTGTATGGTGTTGTTGAACATAGTGGAACTATTCACGGTGGACATTACGTGGCTTACGTAAAg TCACGATTAGCACTAACATCAGATGATCCTCGATGGTCATTTTTGCCACCAAAAGATGTTAGAGATTTACAAGAAAGTTCATATTCTTCGA